GTGACCCCGATAGTCGTGGCCGGGGTACACCAATGTGTCATCGGGCAGCGTGAACAAGTGCTCTGTTACAGAGTCGTACATGGCACCCGCGTCGCCACTTTGGAAATCAGTTCGTCCACAGCCTCGAATAAACAACGCATCACCTGTTAAAACTCGGTCACCGTTGACTAGATATGCCATGTGGCTATCGGTATGCCCCGGAGTCGCGATCGCCTGAATGTTAATGTCACCCACGCTCAAAACTTCCCCATGCCGAATATGGCGATCAGCGCAGCTAACTTGTGCCTTCTCTGGCACGATCGTTTCACAGCCTGTTAACTCCCGTAATTTTCCAGCCCCCGTAATATGGTCAGCATGGACATGGGTTTCTAGGCAGTATCTCAAGGTCAAGCCCAATTCGTTCATGAGTTTGTAATCGCGCTCTACCTGCTCAATCACTGAGTCAACTAGGACTGCTTCCTTGGTGTTGGTGTCAGCGATTAGATAGGTATACGTCCAAGTATCTTGATCAAACAATTGGCGGAATAGCATCGTTCTGTTACCTCGTAAGTCTGTTGGATCGTGAGACAGTAATGTATGGGAGGGGTGCATTCTAGGTGTCGCCCACTACGAACAGAATGGTGATGACAACTAGGACTGAGAAGAACGCAAGATAGCCCGTGACCATAGAATGCGATTGCCTCACAGCGCTAATTCAAAGAATCTATGGATTATTAAATTACTATATAGTAATTTAGTTGATGAACAGATTTTCGTCAAGCCGTCAGACAGGAATTTAAGCTTTTCTTTATTTAAGAACTATATAACTAATTAGTAGCATATTGTATAAACGATATTCGCAGGTAGTAACATGACCATACAATTAATATGTCATGTTACTGGCTGATTTTCTATACCTTTTGTTACATTCGAGGAGCTACCGTGTCACCAACTGTAC
The DNA window shown above is from Cyanobacteriota bacterium and carries:
- a CDS encoding MBL fold metallo-hydrolase — its product is MLFRQLFDQDTWTYTYLIADTNTKEAVLVDSVIEQVERDYKLMNELGLTLRYCLETHVHADHITGAGKLRELTGCETIVPEKAQVSCADRHIRHGEVLSVGDINIQAIATPGHTDSHMAYLVNGDRVLTGDALFIRGCGRTDFQSGDAGAMYDSVTEHLFTLPDDTLVYPGHDYRGHSVSTIAEEKQWNPRFVGRTRDQFIEFMRGLKLPDPKKIMEAVPANEQCGKVLIAS